Proteins encoded by one window of Vibrio algicola:
- a CDS encoding sensor domain-containing diguanylate cyclase: MYHQSKITYKTAILAPLALALMMVAILALNYAKSLGEEVNIEYGRMTSKLEHSIKVLGATNYIFSTYFTNGSPKSTRNIPYNRQTDSEGFCTWFPSQEKMQSAYRTDNKNVLKVNYAVKGLEGSCDPNSPVYQDIESKLTVASSFSFLSELEPYIAGLYYISPKGYMVASPAENVRLLDKNAVPILTHRNYWQNTQDSTNNITLTGPHNDVISGKPILTVSTGLYDNDQFEGVVILDILISKLSLASEPLSKNIRFSPDDERALPSDARMPRPVWIEGVKTNQVMYFQWSWLEEVQGFFNNNIQRLVGILLLYIFTTSIFIYLKLNYERHYFRELSQRDPMTSLLNRRGLELAYKGVIQQEFEGVAIFDIDDFKTINDTYGHDIGDEVICYIGQVLHRNTRASDVVSRFGGEEFVVYMQGSNETKIIDALTRVQKEITKGSHRVMKSGFSVSGGAIIRPTGEKHTFDSLLKEADDKLYVAKQSGKNRVII; the protein is encoded by the coding sequence ATGTATCATCAATCGAAAATCACCTATAAAACTGCTATTTTAGCGCCTTTAGCATTAGCTTTAATGATGGTTGCTATTTTGGCGCTAAATTACGCCAAAAGCTTAGGCGAAGAAGTGAATATTGAATATGGCCGAATGACTAGTAAGCTGGAGCATTCGATTAAAGTGTTAGGGGCAACTAACTATATATTCTCAACATATTTCACCAATGGTAGCCCGAAAAGTACCCGTAATATCCCCTATAATCGCCAAACGGATAGTGAAGGTTTTTGTACTTGGTTTCCTAGTCAAGAAAAAATGCAATCCGCTTATCGCACTGATAACAAAAACGTCTTAAAAGTGAACTATGCCGTTAAAGGCTTAGAGGGCAGTTGCGATCCTAACAGCCCAGTCTATCAAGATATTGAGAGTAAATTGACCGTAGCCTCTTCGTTCTCATTTTTAAGTGAGTTGGAGCCGTACATTGCGGGTTTATATTATATTTCGCCGAAAGGTTATATGGTAGCCTCGCCAGCAGAAAATGTGCGTTTGCTGGATAAAAATGCAGTTCCGATTTTAACCCATAGAAACTATTGGCAAAATACCCAAGATAGCACTAATAATATTACTCTTACTGGTCCGCATAACGACGTTATATCTGGTAAACCAATATTGACGGTATCTACAGGGTTATATGATAACGATCAATTCGAAGGGGTGGTGATATTAGATATATTGATCTCAAAATTATCTCTCGCCTCAGAGCCTCTGAGTAAAAATATTCGCTTTAGCCCTGATGATGAGCGAGCCTTGCCAAGTGATGCACGGATGCCAAGACCGGTTTGGATTGAAGGGGTTAAAACTAATCAAGTGATGTATTTTCAATGGTCTTGGTTAGAAGAAGTACAAGGCTTTTTCAATAATAATATCCAAAGATTAGTTGGGATTTTATTATTGTATATTTTTACCACCTCTATTTTTATTTATCTCAAACTGAATTACGAGCGACATTACTTCCGTGAACTGTCACAGCGTGATCCCATGACCTCATTGCTAAATCGTCGTGGACTAGAACTGGCATATAAAGGTGTGATCCAACAAGAATTTGAAGGTGTCGCAATCTTTGATATTGATGACTTTAAAACCATTAATGATACTTATGGTCATGATATCGGTGACGAAGTGATTTGTTATATCGGCCAAGTTTTACACCGTAATACGCGCGCATCTGATGTTGTCTCGCGCTTTGGTGGTGAAGAGTTTGTGGTGTATATGCAAGGCAGTAATGAAACCAAGATTATCGATGCGCTGACCCGAGTTCAAAAAGAAATCACCAAAGGTTCACATCGAGTGATGAAAAGTGGTTTTTCAGTTTCAGGTGGCGCAATAATCAGACCAACTGGAGAAAAACATACCTTCGATTCATTATTAAAAGAAGCGGATGACAAGCTGTATGTTGCTAAGCAATCCGGTAAAAACAGAGTGATTATTTGA
- a CDS encoding ABC transporter permease, whose amino-acid sequence MSAFAFYGALELGLVYGLVALGVYITFRVLDFPDLTVDGSFPMGAAVAATALVAGVNPWVATGLAFFVGSLSGLVTAFLAVRCGILHLLASILTMLAAFSINIRIMGRPNLSLLGEETIFTPLEAFGGDLFIRPLAVAVVVVVAGLLVIRLLNSDFGLALRATGVNARMVSAQGASTAFYTYFGLALSNGLVGFAGALLAQTSGFADVTSGAGTIVVGLAAVILGQTLIPSRKIWVAVVAVIVGSVLYRIAIQFALNTGMFGMKASDLNLVTALLVAVALVAPKIKSSMKAKKAAKLAIIQASDANKESL is encoded by the coding sequence ATGTCTGCTTTTGCCTTCTATGGCGCGTTAGAGTTAGGCCTTGTATATGGCTTAGTGGCTTTGGGCGTTTACATTACTTTTCGAGTTCTCGATTTTCCCGATTTAACCGTTGATGGTAGTTTTCCGATGGGCGCTGCAGTAGCCGCGACGGCTTTAGTGGCGGGCGTTAATCCTTGGGTCGCTACAGGGCTGGCTTTTTTTGTCGGCAGTTTGAGTGGCCTAGTAACGGCTTTTCTCGCGGTTCGCTGTGGCATTCTTCACTTATTAGCTTCCATCTTGACCATGCTAGCCGCTTTTTCGATAAATATCCGTATTATGGGAAGGCCTAATCTTTCTCTATTAGGGGAAGAGACGATTTTTACTCCACTAGAAGCGTTCGGAGGCGATTTATTTATTCGTCCTTTAGCGGTGGCGGTTGTGGTTGTGGTGGCAGGATTATTAGTCATCCGGTTGTTAAACAGTGATTTTGGTTTAGCGTTAAGAGCCACTGGGGTGAATGCTCGTATGGTGTCGGCTCAAGGCGCTAGTACAGCGTTTTATACTTATTTTGGATTAGCACTATCCAATGGCTTGGTTGGCTTTGCTGGCGCTCTTTTAGCGCAAACCAGTGGTTTTGCCGATGTCACTTCTGGCGCAGGAACCATAGTGGTTGGTTTAGCTGCGGTGATTTTAGGTCAAACACTTATTCCTAGTCGTAAGATCTGGGTCGCAGTAGTGGCGGTAATTGTGGGGTCGGTGCTCTATCGTATTGCGATTCAATTTGCACTCAATACCGGCATGTTTGGTATGAAAGCGTCTGATCTTAATTTAGTCACCGCGTTATTAGTTGCGGTAGCCCTTGTTGCACCAAAAATAAAAAGCAGTATGAAAGCAAAAAAGGCAGCCAAACTCGCCATTATACAAGCGTCAGATGCCAATAAGGAGTCACTATGA
- a CDS encoding ABC transporter ATP-binding protein, which translates to MIELKNIEVTFNPGSILENKALRKVSLKVPQHQFLTVIGSNGAGKSTLLGAVTGETPMIGGQVQIDNVDVTKKLVHQRAQMCARVFQDPLAGTCGDLTIEENMAIAYSRGKRRGWNMALSASRRKIFQDRISILGLGLEDRLGDNIGLLSGGQRQAVSLVMATLSESKLLLLDEHTAALDPRMAAFVIDLTKTVVKEFNLTAMMVTHSMKDALACGDRTIMLHQGEIVLDVDGDKRKGMQVPELLEMFSKVRGEELSDDSLLLS; encoded by the coding sequence ATGATTGAGCTAAAAAATATTGAAGTGACCTTCAACCCTGGCAGTATTTTAGAAAATAAAGCATTGCGTAAAGTGTCACTTAAAGTGCCGCAGCATCAGTTTCTTACTGTTATTGGTTCTAATGGTGCGGGTAAGTCGACTTTACTAGGCGCTGTGACAGGTGAAACGCCGATGATCGGTGGCCAAGTTCAGATTGATAATGTCGATGTGACTAAGAAATTGGTGCATCAACGTGCTCAAATGTGTGCGCGGGTATTTCAAGATCCGTTGGCGGGAACCTGTGGCGATCTGACCATTGAAGAAAATATGGCGATTGCTTATTCACGGGGTAAACGACGCGGGTGGAATATGGCATTGTCTGCTTCACGTCGTAAAATATTTCAAGATCGCATTAGTATTTTAGGTTTAGGCTTAGAAGATCGCTTAGGTGACAATATTGGATTGCTTTCTGGCGGCCAACGTCAAGCGGTGAGTTTGGTGATGGCAACCTTATCGGAGAGCAAACTGTTACTGCTTGATGAGCATACCGCCGCGCTTGATCCTCGGATGGCAGCGTTTGTGATCGATCTAACCAAAACAGTAGTTAAAGAGTTTAATTTGACTGCCATGATGGTGACTCACTCGATGAAAGATGCCTTGGCTTGTGGTGACCGCACCATTATGTTACATCAGGGCGAGATTGTACTGGATGTCGATGGTGATAAACGTAAAGGGATGCAAGTTCCTGAGCTATTAGAAATGTTTTCTAAAGTGAGAGGAGAGGAATTAAGCGATGACAGTTTGTTGCTGAGTTAA
- the dusC gene encoding tRNA dihydrouridine(16) synthase DusC, translating into MRVILGPMEGVLDHLMREILTNLNDYDLCVTEFVRVVDRLLPEHVFTRLCPELLHGCTTRSGTPVRLQLLGQDPNWMAENAVRAVELGSHGMDINFGCPAKMVNKSKGGAALLQHPELIYQIVKSCRDAIPKDITVSAKIRLGWEDPQDCFEIVDAIEQAGATELTVHARTKMGGYKASEIKWEYIEQIKQRCQLPIIANGEIWNYQDGQDCLTQTKADALMVCRGAFNVPNLGNVVKHNQAVMAWEKVVDLMLDYSMYEIEGDKGLYYPNRIKQWLAYLRQEYAQADDLFRNIRRFNKAEPIIDYIQALKDQIK; encoded by the coding sequence ATGCGCGTTATTCTTGGTCCAATGGAGGGGGTTCTCGATCACTTAATGCGAGAAATACTCACCAATCTTAATGATTATGACCTATGCGTAACCGAATTTGTGCGTGTGGTGGATCGCCTCTTACCGGAACATGTTTTTACTCGGCTTTGCCCTGAATTATTGCATGGTTGTACCACCCGTTCGGGTACGCCAGTTCGGTTACAGTTATTGGGACAAGATCCTAATTGGATGGCTGAAAATGCGGTGCGCGCGGTGGAGTTAGGCTCTCATGGCATGGATATTAACTTTGGTTGCCCCGCTAAAATGGTCAATAAAAGCAAAGGTGGCGCAGCACTGTTACAACACCCCGAATTGATCTATCAAATAGTAAAATCTTGCCGTGATGCTATTCCAAAAGATATTACAGTATCCGCCAAGATCCGCTTAGGTTGGGAAGATCCACAAGATTGTTTTGAGATTGTCGATGCAATTGAACAAGCCGGTGCGACAGAACTGACCGTTCATGCCCGCACCAAAATGGGCGGTTATAAAGCCAGTGAAATTAAGTGGGAATATATCGAACAAATCAAGCAACGGTGCCAACTGCCGATTATTGCCAATGGGGAGATTTGGAATTATCAAGATGGACAAGACTGCTTAACGCAAACCAAAGCCGATGCCTTAATGGTCTGCCGAGGCGCGTTTAATGTGCCCAATCTTGGTAATGTAGTTAAACATAACCAAGCGGTAATGGCGTGGGAGAAAGTGGTTGACCTAATGCTGGACTATTCAATGTACGAGATCGAAGGCGATAAAGGGTTATATTACCCCAATCGGATTAAACAATGGTTAGCTTACTTGCGCCAAGAATACGCTCAAGCTGATGATTTATTCCGTAATATCCGTCGGTTCAACAAAGCTGAACCGATTATTGATTATATTCAGGCTTTGAAAGATCAGATCAAATAA